A single window of Mycolicibacterium madagascariense DNA harbors:
- a CDS encoding phospholipase D-like domain-containing protein, with protein sequence MSVPTEGPLLVPGQTCWGSAQAHRYAVIVDGADYLRHVKATMLSARRRIVIIGWDLDYRTAFERGTTTLEGPNRLGPFLHWLLWKRPELEVYLLKSNLRLLPAFDGFWFGVAPVSLLNQFTSPRMHFAVDGVHPTGAVHHQKIVVVDDAVAFCGGIDLTIGRWDTSAHLPADTRRHGPGDPYGPRHEVAAAVDGPAAQLLAQQAHERWSAATGEALAKDIPYASPWPEGLRPSLCDVEVAVARTLPALPQRTEVREIEALDLAAIAAAKDVIYLENQYFASRSIAVAIAARLREEDGPEVVIVLPRSSESRLEVESMDSARERLVRLLRAADLHGRLGIYWPAAGGGVSVYVHSKIIVIDGRLLRIGSSNFNNRSLGFDSECDVAIEADPALPNHEEVQREILFTRDRLVAEHLGATVAGFRDEVERRGTFRYGIEELRGRGRSLRKLTDTMMAADESPFAENDLMDPDHVPASIAVSTLKLVEAVALWPLRHSPVVALYQKLRGL encoded by the coding sequence ATGTCCGTGCCGACGGAGGGTCCGTTGCTGGTGCCCGGGCAGACCTGCTGGGGGTCGGCGCAGGCCCACCGCTATGCGGTCATCGTGGACGGCGCGGACTACCTGCGGCACGTCAAGGCCACGATGCTCAGCGCCCGCCGCCGCATCGTCATCATCGGCTGGGACCTGGACTACCGCACGGCATTCGAGCGCGGCACGACGACGCTGGAGGGGCCCAACCGTCTGGGGCCCTTCCTGCATTGGCTGCTGTGGAAGCGGCCCGAGCTCGAGGTCTACCTGCTGAAGTCGAACCTGCGCCTGCTGCCCGCGTTCGACGGCTTCTGGTTCGGCGTCGCGCCGGTGAGTCTGCTCAACCAGTTCACCTCGCCGCGCATGCACTTCGCCGTCGACGGGGTGCATCCCACGGGCGCGGTACACCACCAGAAGATCGTGGTGGTCGACGACGCGGTCGCGTTCTGCGGCGGCATCGACCTGACGATCGGCCGCTGGGACACCAGCGCGCACCTGCCCGCCGACACGCGCCGACACGGCCCCGGAGATCCGTACGGTCCCCGTCACGAGGTCGCCGCCGCCGTCGACGGCCCCGCCGCCCAGCTGCTCGCCCAACAGGCCCACGAACGGTGGAGTGCGGCTACCGGTGAGGCGCTCGCCAAGGACATCCCGTACGCCTCGCCGTGGCCCGAGGGGCTGCGTCCGTCGCTGTGCGACGTCGAGGTGGCCGTGGCCCGCACGTTGCCTGCGCTACCGCAGCGCACCGAGGTTCGCGAGATCGAGGCGCTCGACCTCGCTGCCATCGCGGCGGCGAAGGACGTCATCTACCTGGAGAACCAGTACTTCGCGTCGCGCAGCATCGCGGTCGCCATCGCGGCGCGCCTGCGCGAGGAGGACGGCCCCGAGGTGGTGATCGTCCTGCCCCGCAGTTCCGAGAGCCGTCTCGAGGTGGAGTCGATGGACAGCGCCCGCGAGCGCCTCGTCCGGCTGCTCAGGGCGGCGGACCTACACGGCCGGCTCGGCATCTACTGGCCCGCGGCGGGCGGTGGGGTCTCGGTGTACGTCCACTCGAAGATCATCGTGATCGACGGCCGGCTGCTCCGCATCGGCTCGTCCAACTTCAACAACCGGTCACTGGGCTTCGACAGCGAGTGCGACGTCGCCATCGAGGCCGACCCTGCGCTGCCGAATCATGAAGAGGTGCAACGCGAGATCCTCTTCACCCGCGATCGGTTGGTGGCCGAGCACCTGGGGGCCACCGTCGCAGGCTTCCGCGACGAAGTCGAGCGCAGAGGGACGTTCCGCTACGGCATCGAGGAGTTGCGCGGCAGGGGCCGGTCGTTGCGCAAGCTGACCGACACGATGATGGCGGCCGATGAGAGTCCGTTCGCGGAGAACGATCTGATGGACCCCGACCACGTGCCGGCGTCGATCGCCGTGAGCACGCTCAAGCTCGTCGAAGCGGTGGCGCTGTGGCCGCTGCGGCACTCGCCGGTCGTCGCGCTGTACCAGAAGTTGCGCGGTCTCTGA
- a CDS encoding Rv1733c family protein: protein MRSRSRRWWLARALGRSRLVRRIDRVEAWAVVAGLVVVLVAALYCSTVSDDIYAARSRAIAAEASTRHQAEAVATAASTPDKKAAQQATQRHTVHIQWLFQNATHDEVVKLDHAVKAGDHVPVWLDDRGNATTPPLTDADARADAVGGAILLWILVASTILGGVALLRRVLNRFRYRSWDRGLRWLLVDGGGPGAHHR, encoded by the coding sequence GTGAGGTCACGTTCGCGACGGTGGTGGCTGGCCCGGGCGCTGGGCCGCAGCCGTCTGGTGCGCAGGATCGACCGCGTCGAGGCGTGGGCCGTCGTCGCCGGGTTGGTCGTCGTCCTGGTGGCCGCGCTGTACTGCTCGACCGTCTCCGACGACATCTACGCGGCGCGGTCGCGAGCCATCGCCGCCGAGGCGTCGACTCGGCACCAGGCCGAGGCGGTGGCCACGGCCGCCAGCACCCCGGACAAGAAGGCCGCCCAGCAGGCGACCCAGCGGCACACCGTCCACATCCAGTGGCTCTTCCAGAACGCGACGCACGACGAGGTCGTCAAACTCGACCACGCCGTGAAGGCCGGTGATCACGTGCCCGTCTGGCTGGACGATCGCGGCAACGCCACCACGCCCCCGCTGACCGACGCCGACGCCAGGGCCGACGCGGTCGGCGGCGCCATCCTGCTGTGGATCCTCGTCGCGTCCACGATCCTCGGTGGCGTCGCGTTGCTGCGACGGGTTCTCAACCGGTTCCGGTACCGATCCTGGGACCGCGGCCTGCGGTGGCTGCTGGTCGACGGCGGCGGACCGGGCGCGCACCACCGCTAG
- a CDS encoding aminoglycoside phosphotransferase family protein, with translation MTHTPADADLAGAAQEQCRVWGLRQDGAAHDGAVALTLPVRTSEGAAAVLKVSSPTAGSGQAHLALRRWGGDGAVRLLRADPHRHAVLLERLRPRTLDDLPDAAACEVVAGLYRRLHVAPLPQVPSLTTVVAQWAHQVDERPRNAALPRRLIEQAVASTRELAVETATTDVLLHGDLHHGSVLAADREPWLAISPRPVNGDRHAELAPMLLHRLDDLGGRLRDGIRARFYALVDAAGLDEDLARAWTFIQVVHAATRAIDDGADLTRYVAIAKALQD, from the coding sequence TTGACCCACACCCCGGCCGACGCCGACCTCGCGGGCGCGGCGCAGGAACAGTGCCGGGTGTGGGGGTTGCGCCAGGACGGGGCCGCCCACGACGGCGCCGTCGCGCTGACCCTGCCGGTGCGGACCTCCGAGGGGGCCGCGGCCGTGCTCAAGGTGAGTTCACCGACCGCGGGGTCGGGGCAGGCACATCTGGCCCTGCGACGCTGGGGCGGCGATGGCGCGGTGCGCCTGCTGCGCGCCGATCCGCACCGCCACGCCGTCCTGCTCGAGCGGCTGCGGCCGCGCACCCTGGACGACCTGCCCGACGCGGCGGCCTGCGAGGTGGTGGCAGGCCTCTACCGGCGTCTGCACGTCGCGCCGCTGCCCCAAGTGCCCTCGCTCACGACGGTCGTCGCGCAGTGGGCGCACCAGGTCGACGAGCGGCCGCGCAACGCGGCGCTCCCCCGCCGGTTGATCGAGCAGGCCGTCGCCTCGACGCGTGAACTCGCCGTGGAGACGGCCACCACCGACGTCCTGCTGCACGGCGACCTGCACCACGGCAGCGTGCTCGCCGCGGATCGCGAACCATGGTTGGCCATCTCGCCACGACCGGTGAACGGCGATCGGCATGCCGAACTCGCCCCGATGCTCCTGCACCGCCTCGACGACCTCGGCGGCCGGCTGCGCGACGGCATCCGGGCCCGTTTCTACGCCCTGGTCGACGCGGCCGGTCTCGACGAGGACCTGGCCCGCGCCTGGACCTTCATTCAGGTGGTGCACGCCGCGACCCGCGCGATCGACGACGGCGCCGACCTGACCCGCTACGTGGCGATCGCCAAGGCGCTCCAGGACTGA
- a CDS encoding endonuclease/exonuclease/phosphatase family protein → MRVVTFNILHGRTVGGGVDPLLLRDAIRRLGPDILALQEVDVDQERSGRTDLTAVAAEAMDAVAHRFVAAIAGTPGSTWAAATGAERPGAAAYGIALLSRYPASDWRVLRLPPVPRRVLIASDEPRAAVMAGFDTPLGPLTVATTHLTFVPGWNRRQLRRVVAAVNERPGPRLVVGDLNLRASVARRESGMHTLAVAPTYPAHRPRRQLDHVLTNDPGLSARHWEAPAMPISDHRPLVVDLRRR, encoded by the coding sequence CTGCGTGTCGTGACCTTCAACATCCTGCACGGCCGGACCGTCGGCGGCGGCGTCGATCCGCTGCTGCTGCGTGACGCCATCCGCCGGCTGGGTCCCGACATTCTCGCGCTGCAGGAGGTCGACGTCGACCAAGAACGTTCCGGCAGAACGGATTTGACCGCGGTCGCCGCCGAGGCGATGGATGCGGTCGCGCATCGCTTCGTGGCGGCCATCGCGGGCACCCCGGGGTCGACCTGGGCCGCGGCGACAGGAGCCGAACGACCAGGAGCGGCGGCCTACGGCATCGCGCTGCTGTCGCGCTACCCGGCGTCCGACTGGCGGGTGCTCAGACTGCCGCCCGTCCCGCGGCGCGTGCTCATCGCCAGCGACGAACCCCGCGCGGCCGTGATGGCCGGCTTCGACACTCCCCTGGGTCCGCTGACCGTGGCCACCACGCATCTGACGTTCGTGCCCGGGTGGAACCGTCGTCAGCTACGCCGGGTCGTCGCCGCGGTGAATGAACGACCCGGACCCCGCCTCGTCGTGGGCGACCTCAACCTCCGCGCGTCGGTGGCACGACGGGAATCCGGGATGCACACGCTGGCGGTCGCCCCGACCTACCCCGCCCACCGTCCGCGGCGCCAACTCGACCACGTCCTCACCAACGACCCCGGGTTGAGCGCGCGGCACTGGGAGGCTCCGGCGATGCCGATCTCCGATCATCGACCCCTGGTGGTCGACCTTCGGCGCCGCTGA
- a CDS encoding ABC transporter substrate-binding protein, whose product MKTSRLLAAAASTFVVVGLVACAPPEKETPKTQSGVDANAATSAADFGGMDGLVKAAKDEGGLNVIALPPDWANYKEIIDTFSAKYGIKVNSAQPDANSQDEINAANQQKGKSTAPDVFDLGQAIALANTSMFAPYKVATFDDVPATFKDPNGTWVNDYGGYMSIGYDSAKLPAVTGVDDLLRPEFKGQVALNGDPTTANAAANGVLMAAIANGGSADDIAPGVDFFGKLKAAGNFLPVDPTPATIESRQTPVVIDWDYLNSAETKKLPSWKVVVPSNALVGGYYFQAINKDGPHPAAARLWQEFLYSDEGQNLFLKGLARPVRADAMEKAGTIDRALLAALPPVQGTPVVATDAQTKKNADYLGANWAKAIG is encoded by the coding sequence ATGAAGACATCACGGCTGCTCGCAGCCGCCGCGTCCACCTTCGTCGTCGTCGGGTTGGTGGCGTGCGCGCCCCCCGAGAAGGAGACCCCCAAGACCCAGTCGGGCGTGGACGCCAACGCGGCCACGTCGGCCGCCGACTTCGGCGGGATGGACGGTCTGGTGAAGGCCGCCAAGGACGAGGGCGGCCTGAATGTCATTGCGCTGCCCCCGGATTGGGCCAACTACAAGGAGATCATCGATACGTTCTCGGCGAAGTACGGCATCAAGGTGAACTCCGCACAGCCCGACGCCAACAGCCAGGACGAGATCAACGCCGCCAACCAGCAGAAGGGCAAGAGCACCGCGCCCGACGTGTTCGACCTGGGCCAGGCGATCGCCCTGGCCAACACCTCGATGTTCGCGCCCTACAAGGTGGCGACGTTCGACGACGTCCCGGCCACGTTCAAGGATCCCAACGGCACCTGGGTCAACGACTACGGCGGCTACATGTCGATTGGCTACGACTCGGCGAAACTTCCCGCCGTCACCGGGGTCGACGACCTGCTGCGTCCGGAGTTCAAGGGGCAGGTCGCACTCAACGGCGACCCCACCACCGCGAACGCCGCCGCCAACGGCGTGCTGATGGCCGCGATCGCCAACGGCGGCTCGGCCGACGACATCGCCCCCGGCGTCGACTTCTTCGGGAAGCTCAAGGCCGCAGGCAATTTCCTGCCGGTCGACCCGACGCCGGCGACCATCGAATCCCGGCAGACGCCCGTCGTCATCGACTGGGACTACCTCAACTCGGCCGAGACGAAGAAGCTGCCGAGCTGGAAGGTCGTCGTGCCGTCCAATGCGCTCGTCGGCGGCTACTACTTCCAGGCCATCAACAAGGACGGCCCCCACCCGGCGGCGGCGCGGCTGTGGCAGGAGTTCCTCTACAGCGACGAGGGCCAGAACCTGTTCCTGAAGGGGCTCGCGCGGCCGGTGCGCGCGGACGCGATGGAGAAGGCGGGCACGATCGACAGGGCCCTGCTCGCCGCGCTGCCCCCGGTGCAGGGCACGCCCGTGGTGGCGACCGACGCGCAGACCAAGAAGAACGCCGACTACCTCGGCGCCAATTGGGCCAAGGCCATCGGCTAA
- a CDS encoding GlsB/YeaQ/YmgE family stress response membrane protein — MILHIIWMIIIGLIVGAIARLLVPGRQAMGWIATAVLGIVGAYVGGTLGSLIFEHQFTITPPIKHSFLGALVGAVILLLIYRAVTGRSARR, encoded by the coding sequence ATGATTCTGCACATCATCTGGATGATCATCATCGGCCTGATCGTCGGAGCCATCGCCCGATTGCTGGTGCCGGGGCGGCAGGCCATGGGGTGGATCGCCACGGCGGTGCTCGGCATCGTCGGCGCCTACGTGGGCGGCACCCTGGGCAGCCTCATCTTCGAGCACCAGTTCACCATCACCCCGCCCATCAAGCATTCTTTCCTTGGCGCTCTCGTCGGCGCGGTGATCCTGCTGCTGATCTATCGCGCCGTCACGGGTCGCAGCGCGCGCCGCTAA
- a CDS encoding YggT family protein, whose product MVAGLLGFVLLLFEFALIARMIVDWSGLLSPGGAGGGMYQARRITHGITEPVLGPVRRVLKPVRIGSVSVDLAFTAVFVLVLILRTTVVPALPF is encoded by the coding sequence ATGGTCGCAGGCCTGCTGGGATTCGTTCTGCTGTTGTTCGAGTTCGCTCTCATCGCGCGGATGATCGTGGACTGGAGCGGTCTGCTCTCCCCCGGCGGCGCCGGCGGCGGGATGTATCAGGCCCGCCGGATCACCCACGGCATCACCGAACCGGTGCTCGGTCCGGTCCGTCGCGTTCTCAAGCCCGTACGCATCGGTTCGGTCTCCGTCGACCTCGCGTTCACGGCAGTCTTCGTCTTGGTCCTGATCTTGCGCACCACCGTCGTTCCGGCGCTACCGTTCTGA